From the genome of Nicotiana tabacum cultivar K326 chromosome 17, ASM71507v2, whole genome shotgun sequence:
ATCTTGGCGAAGAGAAGTTGTGAGAGATTCCTTGATCATTACATGAGTTTTCAAAGGCTCTGCTTTCTAACTCTCCTCCATGGTCACTTCTGATAGTAGAAATGTAATATCCCTTTTCATGATGTTCCTTCTTACAGAAGACTTCAAAATTCCTTAGGGCTTCATCTTTATGGCTTAGAAAAATAACCCAAGTGAAACGAGAAAAATCATCTACGATAACAAAAGTATATTTTCTACCACCAATATTAGCAGTTCTAGTTGGACCAAACAAATCCATATGCAAGAGTTGAATAAGCTTAGTAGTAGAAATAAtgtttttgattttaaaagatgAACGAGTTTGTTTTCCTAATTGACATGCATCACAAATATGatcttttgaaaaatctagttttggaagaccAATGACAAGATCACGTTTGGAAAGTTTTTGAATAGTATGCATGCTAGCATGGCCAAGCTATCTATGTCATACCCAGGGATCATCAGTCATAGAAGCTAGACAAATTTGATTACCAAGGCTATCTATGTTACTGGTAGTATAGACACTCATGTCTCAATTTCCACAAAGAATAACTTTACCTGATTCGTCTTCAATAAACCAATCATGTTTTTTAAAATGAAACTCATAGTCATTGTCATATAGTTGACGGATACTGAGAAGGTTGTAACTAAGTTCATCAACCGGGTATACTTCGTCTACATCGCATGTTGAGCCGAGAGGGACTCTTCCAACTCCAATTACATTACCTTTTGATTTGTCTCCAAAAGTAACAATTCCTCCATCTAGTTGGGTGACTGTCTTGAATAGTTGTTTATCACCAGTCATATGTTTGGAACACGCGCTATCAAGATACCATTTCCATTTTCTATTCTTCTTGCATTGTTCCTACAAAACGAATTACTTGTTTTTAGTGTTCTGAGTATCAGCTTGACTAGAGGTCTTGGGTCACCATACCCATCTCCTGTTGTTCTTAAACCTGCAATGGTTAGAGGTATGATCGAGTTTTCCGCAGTAGAAATATGAGGGGTTATTAGAATATTCAGAGGCTTTTTCTCCTCTGATACTAAACCTGTAATGATTAGAGTTGTGCCCATTTTTGCTACAATGAGTACATGAAGAAGGATTTCTAGTTCTAGTTGGAGATTTATGAAGAGCAAACTGATTTGATCTAACTGAACTATGACTAGTGGATTTTCGTAATCCATTCAGTTGAAGTTCATTAACTTTTATCTTGAAGCATATCTCTATCAATTTCACATACTTCCAACTTCAAAGCccagtctttcttttctctttggatTTTTCGAAGTTCATTCAGAACTTTCTCAATATCTGCAAAAGCAATGTCAATAAATTCTTGGAGTTCCTGACAGATAGGACATGTAGGAAGACGTACCTCACTTGTTCCTTCGTTTGCCAAGAGACCAAGTTCACCTGAGTCTTCACTGCTATCTTCGTTGATGGTCATGAAGCACATGTTAGTGATTTCTTCGTGATCAGATTCTTCTTCATCACTCCAAGCTCCAAAGGATTTCTTCTTTTGAAAATTCCTGCTAAGTTTCTTTTTCAGTTCAGGGCATTCAGCTTAGATGTGTCCATATTTTCCACTCGTAGCATCTTCCATCATTTTTTTCATTATCATTGTTCATATTCCCTTTTCTGAAGTTTGATTTACCTCTTCTGCTGTTTCTGTTCTTCTTCATCATGCTTGTTACAACTTTTGAAAGCATAGCTATGTTCTCATCttgttctcctccttcttcttcttcttcattttctgatTCAGTCACGGTTGCTTAGAATGCgactgttttcttcttttcttgttgaaCTTGCCTGTCTAAGTGTGTTTTATCAAATGCAATTAGATCATCTCTAAGTTCATTATAGGACATTTTGTCAAGATATTGACATTCCAAAGCAATGACTTTGGGTTGCCAAATCGTGGGAAGACTTCTCAGGAATTTTCTGACATGTTCTCCACTTTTGATTGGTCTACCAAATAATTTTAAGTCTCCAAGTATTTTTCTGAACCTGGAAAACATTATCTCTACTGATTCTCTATCCTTCATTTGAAATAAGTCATAGTCTCGAACTAGGAGATTGATCCTTGTTTCTTTCACTTTATTGGTTCCTTCATCTATGACCTCTAACATATCCCACATTTCCTTCGTATTTTCACAGCTTGATATCTTTTCATATTCTTCTCCACTGATAGCATTGTACAACATATTTTTTACCTTAGCATTCACTTGTATGAGAACTAATTGTTTTTCAGTGTAATCATCTAAATCAAGAGGATCGGATGATACTATGACTTAACCATTGTCATCCTTCTTTGGTGGAATTGGAAGATTTTCCTTTTTGATAATACGCCAAACTTTAATGTCAAATGACATAGTGTAGGTCTCCATGCACACTTTCCAATGAGAAAAGTGTTGACCATTGAAGTACGGGGGTCATAACTGAGAAGTTCCTTCTTGAAATAGCGCTCCAACAACTGCATTAGATCCCATGATCTTTTCCTCACTTCCTGTTAAGCAAAGTTTGTGAGCCcttctctgataccaattgaaagtacaagagggtgGGTGAATTGTAACTAATTTAAAAGACTTAGTCGACTTAGAAGAGATTTAGTCGACTTCTCTTTATCAGCAGGTTTGATTGACGATGAAAAGTAAATTGCAAGGAATTTAAAGACTGAGAACAGAAGagttttatactggttcagtaccAGTGTGGTACCTATATCCAGTTCCCTTAGGTCACAGGGGTTCTCTTAGATCTTCAATAGTTGGTTACAGTAGAAGTGGTTTTATGGATCGTTCACCACTAGCGATTTTCAGCGACAATGTTTTATAATCTTGGCATAACTCTTGTTTTGCTTCCTAACACTTCCTATCTTTTGAGACATTAGTAAACTTAGGAATACATTGTTTGTGCTAAGAACTAGGAAGACATAGAAAATAGTGATAAGTTGCGTAGTTAAATTCTTGAGTTTGCCAATCTTCTTATAGGAGAGTTTTGAGTAGCCGTTGTTGATTGACCCTTGATTAAGGCACAAAATAATCTAAGAGATTTGACCCAAGGGGTGCCTCCGAATCTTGTACAAGAGATGTGCTGGATTCATTTACGTCCTTTCTTTTCGTATCCATAATCAAGGGAGTGATATGTGGCTTGACTTGGCCGATCAATCTTCAGGATCTCCAGATTCCGAATCAATCCTTGAAGTAGGGCGTGACTTCATTTAGCGGCTGCACTCGATCTTGTTTCCTTTTTGATGGCCTTGACATCCTTTGATTTAGCATTGTTCATGCGACATTTGATCTTGTTTCCTTTCTGATATCTTTAACAGAAGGACTTCCTTTGAATTAGTACCACTCTCCTAATTTCCTGCAATTAAATAGACACAGTTAGATTTGCACTATTGTTATCATTGAAATATAGGTGTAacagttggtactgttatatgtatgctaGGTGATAAAGAGATAAATTCACGAAGGGTGTGC
Proteins encoded in this window:
- the LOC107830463 gene encoding uncharacterized protein LOC107830463, which codes for MLYNAISGEEYEKISSCENTKEMWDMLEVIDEGTNKVKETRINLLVRDYDLFQMKDRESVEIMFSRFRKILGDLKLFGRPIKSGEHVRKFLRSLPTIWQPKVIALECQYLDKMSYNELRDDLIAFDKTHLDRNFQKKKSFGAWSDEEESDHEEITNMCFMTINEDSSEDSGELGLLANEGTSEVRLPTCPICQELQEFIDIAFADIEKVLNELRKIQREKKDWALKLEEQCKKNRKWKWYLDSACSKHMTGDKQLFKTVTQLDGGIVTFGDKSKGNVIGVGRVPLGSTCDVDEVYPVDELSYNLLSIRQLYDNDYEFHFKKHDWFIEDESGKVILCGN